A stretch of Gossypium hirsutum isolate 1008001.06 chromosome A06, Gossypium_hirsutum_v2.1, whole genome shotgun sequence DNA encodes these proteins:
- the LOC107961622 gene encoding LRR receptor-like serine/threonine-protein kinase ERECTA isoform X4 has protein sequence MMALSFCLELVFLVSLLCLNLAFGDSEEGATLLEIKKFFRDVDNVLYDWSDTPSSDYCVWRGVTCDNVTFNVVALNLSDLNLDGEISPAIGDLRDLLSLDLRGNRLSGQIPDEIGDCSSLKSLDLSFNELYGDIPFSISKLKQLEFLILKNNQLIGPIPSTLSQIPNLKVLDLAQNRLSGEIPRLIYWNEVLQYLGLRGNKLVGGLSPDMCQLTGLWYFDVRNNSLTGSIPQNIGNCTAFQVLDLSYNRLTGEIPFNIGFLQVATLSLQGNHLSGKIPSVIGLMQALAVLDLSSNKLNGPIPPILGNLTYTEKLYLHGNKLTGSIPPELGNMSKLHYLELNDNQLTGHIPPELGKLTELFDLNVANNNLEGPLPDNLSSCTNLNSLNVHGNKLNGTIPPAFERLESMTYLNLSSNNIKGSIPIELSRIGNLDTLDISNNEINGSIPSSLGDLEHLLKLNLNRNHLAGVIPAEFANLRSVVEIDLSNNHLSGVIPREFMQLQNLFSLRLENNNLSGDVMSLVNCLSLTILNVSYNNLAGDIPTSNNFSRFLPDSFIGNPGLCGYCLSSPCHVSHPAEKVVISKAAILGIALGALVILLMILFAACRPHNPTPFPDGSLDKPITYSRPKLVILHMNMALHVYEDIMRMTENLSEKYVIGNGASSTVYKCVLKNCKPVAIKRLYSQYPQCLKEFETELETVGGIKHRNLVCLQGYSLSPSGNLLFYDYMENGSLWDFLHVSTKKKKLSWDMRLRIALGAAQGLAYLHHDCSPRIIHRDVKSSNILLDKDFEAHITDFGIAKSLCISKSHTSTYIMGTIGYIDPEYARTSRLTEKSDVYSYGIVLLELLTGRKPVDNESNLHHLILSKAANNSVMETVDPEITDTCKDLGAVKKVFQLALLCTKRQPSDRPTMHEVTRVVGSLMPLDTPPTKQLASVQLSKVTCYKDEYVNLKTPHLVNCPSMSTSQGSWRGHIS, from the exons ATGATGGCATTGTCATTTTGTTTGGAGTTGGTCTTCTTGGTTTCTCTCTTATGCTTGAATTTGGCTTTTGGGGATTCAGAAGAAG GAGCAACACTCTTAGAGATAAAGAAGTTCTTTAGGGATGTGGACAATGTCCTATATGACTGGTCGGATACACCATCTTCAGATTATTGTGTTTGGAGAGGGGTCACTTGCGACAATGTCACCTTCAATGTCGTTGCACT CAACCTATCAGACTTGAATCTTGATGGGGAAATCTCACCAGCCATTGGAGATCTCAGGGATCTTCTGTCTCT TGACCTTAGAGGAAATCGTCTGTCTGGACAAATCCCAGATGAGATTGGTGATTGTTCATCTTTGAAAAGCCT GGATTTGTCATTTAATGAGTTATATGGAGACATACCGTTTTCAATCTCGAAACTGAAACAACTGGAATTTCT GATTTTGAAAAACAATCAGTTAATCGGACCAATACCTTCAACTCTGTCACAGATTCCAAACTTGAAAGTTTT GGACTTGGCACAAAATAGACTCAGTGGAGAAATTCCGAGGCTGATCTATTGGAATGAAGTGTTACAGTACCT TGGTTTGCGAGGAAACAAACTAGTTGGTGGGCTCTCTCCGGACATGTGCCAGCTAACTGGTTTATGGTACTT TGATGTACGGAACAACAGTTTGACTGGCAGCATTCCTCAGAATATAGGCAACTGTACAGCCTTCCAGGTCTT GGACCTGTCCTACAACCGGCTAACTGGGGAAATTCCATTCAATATTGGGTTCTTGCAAGTAGCTACATT ATCTCTGCAAGGTAATCATCTTTCGGGGAAGATCCCTTCTGTTATTGGTCTGATGCAGGCACTCGCTGTATT GGATTTAAGCAGCAACAAGTTAAATGGACCTATCCCTCCTATTTTGGGGAATCTGACCTACACTGAAAAATT ATATTTGCACGGTAACAAACTGACTGGGTCAATTCCCCCCGAACTGGGAAATATGTCGAAGCTGCACTATTT GGAACTGAATGATAATCAACTTACTGGGCATATTCCACCAGAACTTGGGAAGCTAACTGAGCTATTTGATCT GAATGTTGCTAATAACAACCTTGAAGGACCACTTCCCGATAATCTTAGCTCATGTACAAATCTCAACAGCCT TAATGTCCATGGCAACAAGTTGAATGGAACCATTCCACCTGCTTTTGAAAGGCTAGAGAGTATGACCTATCT AAATCTCTCCTCTAACAATATCAAGGGCTCTATACCAATTGAGCTCTCCCGAATTGGTAATTTAGATACTCT GGACATTTCTAACAACGAAATTAATGGCTCTATTCCTTCATCCCTTGGTGATTTGGAACACCTTCTAAAGCT GAATTTAAATCGGAATCATTTGGCCGGAGTCATTCCAGCAGAATTTGCTAATCTGAGAAGTGTTGTGGAGAT AGACCTTTCAAATAATCATTTATCAGGTGTCATTCCTCGGGAATTCATGCAGCTTCAGAATTTGTTCTCATT GAGGCTTGAAAACAACAACTTATCCGGAGATGTGATGTCACTAGTCAACTGCCTTAGTCTTACAATCTT AAATGTGTCTTATAACAACCTTGCTGGTGATATTCCCACAAGCAATAACTTTTCAAGATTCTTGCCAGACAG CTTTATTGGAAATCCCGGGCTTTGTGGCTATTGTCTCTCTTCTCCATGCCATGTGTCTCATCCTGCGGAGAAAG TTGTAATCTCCAAAGCAGCAATCCTAGGCATTGCACTCGGTGCCCTTGTGATTCTTTTGATGATCTTGTTTGCTGCATGTCGCCCGCACAATCCTACGCCTTTTCCAGATGGATCGTTGGATAAGCCAA TTACTTACTCGAGACCAAAATTGGTGATTCTTCACATGAATATGGCACTTCATGTATACGAGGACATCATGAGGATGACCGAGAATTTGAGTGAGAAGTATGTAATTGGCAATGGTGCATCAAGCACGGTCTATAAATGTGTCCTTAAGAATTGCAAGCCAGTTGCCATCAAGAGACTCTATTCGCAGTATCCACAGTGCTTGAAGGAGTTCGAGACAGAACTTGAAACAGTAGGGGGTATTAAACACCGAAATCTGGTCTGTCTTCAAGGATATTCACTCTCCCCTTCCGGGAATCTTCTCTTCTATGATTACATGGAAAATGGCAGTCTTTGGGATTTCCTCCATG TTTCTACCAAGAAGAAAAAGCTTAGTTGGGACATGCGTTTAAGGATAGCACTTGGAGCAGCGCAAGGGTTAGCGTATCTGCATCATGATTGTAGTCCCAGAATCATCCACAGGGATGTCAAGTCATCTAACATTCTGTTGGACAAGGATTTTGAGGCTCATATTACTGATTTTGGCATTGCGAAAAGCTTATGCATCTCAAAGTCTCACACTTCCACTTACATCATGGGCACTATTGGTTATATAGACCCTGAATATGCCCGCACTTCCCGCCTGACTGAGAAGTCAGATGTTTACAGCTATGGGATTGTCCTACTCGAATTACTGACTGGAAGGAAACCTGTAGACAACGAATCCAATCTCCATCATCTG ATTTTGTCCAAGGCTGCCAATAACTCTGTCATGGAAACTGTTGATCCGGAGATCACTGATACATGCAAGGATCTTGGAGCAGTTAAGAAAGTTTTTCAGCTAGCCCTTCTATGCACAAAGAGACAACCGTCTGATCGACCAACCATGCATGAAGTGACCCGGGTTGTAGGAAGCCTAATGCCATTAGACACCCCACCAACAAAACAGCTGGCATCGGTCCAACTGTCCAAAGTTACTTGCTACAAAGACGAGTATGTAAATCTCAAGACTCCACACTTAGTCAATTGCCCTTCAATGAGTACCTCACAAGGATCATGGAGAGGTCATATCTCTTGA